A window of Chryseobacterium sp. IHB B 17019 genomic DNA:
ACAGTAATTGGAGTATAAACAAAAAAAATTAAATTAAAAAAAAATGTCACAAGTTTGCTGTGCATGATCTGATTAAGTATTTATAAGTTTGTAGTCATAATCACTAAATATTGGTGACATCTTGTTTAAACCATGCTCTTTGCATTGTGACTGTTGCTTTATTGGTAACATATGATTTATATTCATAAATGAGGAAAATATTTTATCTAAATCTTTTTAGGTCTATGATTGTCTAATTATTTTGGAATTTATACATATATCATAAATAATCTAGTCTGACTTTTATATAATTACCCATCAATACAGACTGGCAGCATAAGATATATCCTTCCCCCACTTCTTCTTCTGTAAGAGCCAGATTTTTTTTCATTCTTATCTCTCCTTCTACCAACTGTCCAACACATGTAGAACATATGCCCTTTTTACAGGAATAGGGCAATTCTAATCCATTTTCTGCTGCAATTTCTAAAATACTTTTCTCTGTTTCATCGTATTCAAAAGAATACAATTTATCTTCAACGTCTATCTCCAAAATCCCCTTTGACCTTTCTACTTCTTCATTACCATCATTAACCAAAGAACTTGTCTCAAAAATCTCGAATTTAAGCCTTTCTTTCGGAACATCCAATCCTTGTAGTATATTTTTAGAACTCGTAATAAATTCCTCTTTTCCACATAACAAAAAATAGGTATCCTGTATGTTAATATTATTCTGTAATAGAATAGAATTAATTAAATCCTTTCCTATACGTTCAGGAGATTCATCTTTTTCCTGAGTGTAATTAAAATATAGTCTAACATTTGTATATTTCTCTTCAATATCTTTTAATTGGTGTAAAAACATAGTCTGAGCTTTCGTTTTATTTCCGTATATTAAAGAAAAAGTATTCTTTTTCGAAGAATTTTTCAGAAAATATTTCAACATTGAAAAAACAGGAGTGATTCCACTGCCTGTAACCAATGCAACGATATCTTTAGCTTTGTAAATTTCGTCTTGCAGCCAAAAATGACCATATGGTCTGCTAACCTCAATAATAGAATCTTTCACTAGATTGTCTAATAAAAAATTAGATACTTTCCCTTCCTCTTGTCGTTTGATACCAAATTTTATAGATATTCTATCTGGTAGGGAGCATATGGAATAACTTCTAATATATTCTTCATTGTTTATTATAACTCTTATATTAATATATTGACCCGGAATAATTTTAAAAACAGAGCTTTCCACTTTGCGAATATCACATTCGAATACCTTTGAATCTATACTCTCTGTTGTAACGGAAATTATTTTAAGTGGATAAAACATGCTCATTTTCATTTAAAAATTTAATATATACATTATGAAACCAATCTTTATGGAAAATGGAAGTTGTATTGTGCCATAAAAAAGTAAAATTACCTCCAAAAAATTTACATTTCTGATTGAGTTCTTTTATTAGGTTGTAACTCTCCTCCATAGAATATTTCCTATAATCAATTAATGTAATATCCATAACAACCAAAGGTCTTAAGATCAGAGAAGTTTTGATATTATTTTCTAAATCAAAATAATAAAAATCTTTAGAAGTACCACATCTAAATCCCTCTACTTCAGCATATCCCAATGAAGAATCTACAAAAAAATCTAATGATACTAGCTGTTGCAGAGTTTTAGGAATATTAAGCCTTAGAAAATGCTGTCTGTTGTATCTTATTTTATCTTGTACAGCACCTTCAAGTTTATACTTTTCTTCACGCTGTAGCTGCAGATTATTATATGTACTATAACCTGAATGCAATCCAATGATCATAGGGGTATCATATATTTCAGCATAAATCCGTTTTAGATCCTCTTCTTTTGGATCATATCCGGCATCGAGTACAGATTTTTTTGCAGACATGAAATAGAACTCAGAAGAGAGCTTATATTTATGTCCTTGCTCCACCAGTTGTCTGACACTTTCTAAACATACATCTTTTTTAGAATAGAATAAAGAAAGTATTATTTTGTAGCATAATCTTATAAAATTAAATATCTTTTTATCATCTATAAATTTACGAACTGTATTTTTGAGGAAATATTTAAAATCGTCTTTTACAAATGAGTAGTCAATATCATGCGAAGGAATAAAATTATAATTTTGTTTTTCATTCCAATCCTGATCAATTATTTTTGTATCAAAAAGTATATTGTATAAATAGTAAACGTATTCGTCACATATAGGAATTTGTACAAAATTATATTTACTCGATAGACTATGTTGAACATCAAAGCGATCATGAGAGTCGAGCTGATCTTTATAATATACTTCCTCATAACGAGTGAGCATAATAATGAGCACCGACAAGAAATCGAAGTTTATATATATATTTTTCTCTTCATCGCGGACTTCAAAAAAGTTTTCGATTTCTTTTTCAAAGAAAATAGGAAAATCATAATTAAACTCCTTTGATTTCACATGTTTTAAAAGAAAATTCCCTTTTAAAATTTCCTCGACTGTATTCCAACCAGGAAGTGCAAAGTAAATATTCCTTTTGTTTAAGGTAAATTGCAATAATTTTTGATCTTCCATAATTTTTATTTCATACTCTTTCCCTTTAAAAACAGTAAATGAAAAAATAAAATCAAAGACATATTGAATTACCTCTGTACTTATAGGTTTATTGAATACTGTATCCTCCATCAA
This region includes:
- a CDS encoding flavin reductase family protein produces the protein MFYPLKIISVTTESIDSKVFECDIRKVESSVFKIIPGQYINIRVIINNEEYIRSYSICSLPDRISIKFGIKRQEEGKVSNFLLDNLVKDSIIEVSRPYGHFWLQDEIYKAKDIVALVTGSGITPVFSMLKYFLKNSSKKNTFSLIYGNKTKAQTMFLHQLKDIEEKYTNVRLYFNYTQEKDESPERIGKDLINSILLQNNINIQDTYFLLCGKEEFITSSKNILQGLDVPKERLKFEIFETSSLVNDGNEEVERSKGILEIDVEDKLYSFEYDETEKSILEIAAENGLELPYSCKKGICSTCVGQLVEGEIRMKKNLALTEEEVGEGYILCCQSVLMGNYIKVRLDYL
- a CDS encoding DUF7033 domain-containing protein — its product is MEDTVFNKPISTEVIQYVFDFIFSFTVFKGKEYEIKIMEDQKLLQFTLNKRNIYFALPGWNTVEEILKGNFLLKHVKSKEFNYDFPIFFEKEIENFFEVRDEEKNIYINFDFLSVLIIMLTRYEEVYYKDQLDSHDRFDVQHSLSSKYNFVQIPICDEYVYYLYNILFDTKIIDQDWNEKQNYNFIPSHDIDYSFVKDDFKYFLKNTVRKFIDDKKIFNFIRLCYKIILSLFYSKKDVCLESVRQLVEQGHKYKLSSEFYFMSAKKSVLDAGYDPKEEDLKRIYAEIYDTPMIIGLHSGYSTYNNLQLQREEKYKLEGAVQDKIRYNRQHFLRLNIPKTLQQLVSLDFFVDSSLGYAEVEGFRCGTSKDFYYFDLENNIKTSLILRPLVVMDITLIDYRKYSMEESYNLIKELNQKCKFFGGNFTFLWHNTTSIFHKDWFHNVYIKFLNENEHVLST